The Mycolicibacterium cosmeticum sequence ATCTCCACGCCGCCGACCAGCAGGGCCTTGATGTCACCGGCCGCGGCGGCGGCCAAGATCCCCGCCGTGTCCCGGCCCGGGCCCTCGGGCAGCTCTTCGACGTTCCAGGCGGCGGCGACCTCGGCGCGCGCGGCCGGATCGGCGATCGGCCGGCCGCCCGGCAGCAGGTTCGGCGCGGCACCGACCTCCAGCGCGCCACGCTCCCCGGCGCGCCGCGGCACCCAGCCGATCCGGGCGCCGGTGGCCTGGGCCAGGCGCAGGACCGCGGAGTAGGCGCCGGGTGCGGCCGCCAGCCGTTCACCGGCCAGGATGATGCTGCCGGTGGGCAACTCGGTGCCCAGCCGGTCCAGGGCCATGGCCTCGGCACCGGGTGCCGCGCCGATCAGCCGGCCGTTCAACTTGGCCAGTCCCCGGCTGGCGAACGGGGCGACGGCGATCACCGGTAGCCCGGCTCTGCGGACGGCCTTGCGCAGCCGCAGGAAGACGATGGGGGATTCCTCCTCGGGTTCCAGCCCGGCCAGCACCACCGCGGGAGCGGTTTCCAGGTCGGCGTAGGTCACCGCGAACGACCGGCCCGCCACCGCGTGGGCCAGGAACTGGGCCTCCTCCGCCGAGCCGGCCCTGGCCCGGAAGTCGATGTCATTGCTGCCCAACATGATCCGGGCGAACTTGGCGTAACCGTAGGCATCTTCGACGGTGAGGCGGCCGCCGGTCAGCACCCCGGCGGGTCCGGCGGTCAGTCCGCGCAGCGCCACCGCCACCGCCTCGGACCAGGACGCCGGCCGCTGGCCGCCGTCGGCGTCCCGCAGCAGCGGGGTGGTGATCCGGTCACCCTGGGTGGCGTACGCGAACGCCCACCGACCCTTGTCGCAGTTCCATTCCTCGTTGACCTCCGGGTCGTCACCGGCCAACCGGCGCAACACCTTTCCGCGCCGGTGGTCGGTGCGCTGCGCACACCCCGAGGCGCAGTGCTCGCACACACTGGGGGTGGACACCAGATCGAAGGGGCGGGCCCGGAACCGGTAGGCGGTGCCGGTGAGCGCGCCGACCGGGCATATCTGCACGGTGTTGCCGGAGAAGTAGGAGTCGAAGGGTTCACCGTCGGCGATGCCCACCTGCTGCAACGCGCCCCGCTCGAGCAGCTCGATGAACGGGTCCCCGGCGATCTGGTTGGAGAACCGGGTGCAGCGCGCACACAGCACGCAGCGTTCCCGGTCCAGCAGCACCTGCGATGACAGGTTGATCGGCTTGGGGTAGGTGCGCTTGACGTCGGTGAAGCGGGAGTCGCTGCGCCCGTTGGACATCGCCTGGTTCTGCAGCGGGCACTCACCACCCTTGTCGCACACCGGGCAGTCCAGCGGGTGGTTGATCAGCAGCAGCTCCATCACCCCGCGCTGGGCCTTGTCCGCCGCCGGCGAGGTGAGCTGGGTGCGCACCACCATGTCCGGGGTGACCGTGGTGGTGCACGACGCCAGCGGTTTGCGCTGCCCCTCCACCTCGACCAGGCATTGCCGGCAGGCACCCACCGGGTCCAGTAGCGGATGATCGCAGAACCGCGGGATCTGGATGCCCATCAGCTCGGCCGCGCGGATCACCAACGTCCCCTTGGGCACGCTGATCTCGTGGCCGTCGATGGTCAGCGGCACCATCTCGACCGCCGAGGTCTCCCGGGCTCCTTCGGCCAGCGTCATGCGCGCACCCCCTCCGTGTGTGCGGTTTCATCCGCGACACGCCGCCTTCCGCGGATGAGATCGCACATTGACGTCGTCATGCCCCCACCCCTTCCGTCGCGAACACCGCCGAGGCGTGCGGATCGAACGGGCAGCCCGCGCCGAGGTGCGCCTCGTACTCGGCGCGGAAATACTTGAGCGAGGACATGATCGGGCTCGCCGCGCCGTCGCCGAGCGCGCAGAACGACTTGCCCAGGATGGCGTCGGAGATGTCGAGCAGTGTGTCGATGTCCCCGGATGTCGCGTGTCCGGTTTCCAGTCGTTCGAAGATCTGGGCCAGCCAGTAGGTGCCCTCCCGGCACGGCGTGCACTTGCCGCAGGACTCGTGGGCGTAGAACTGCGTCCACCTCCGCACCGCCCGCACCACGCAGGTGGTCTCGTCGAAGATCTGCAGCGCCTTGGTGCCCAGCATCGACCCGGCACCGCCCACCCCTTCGTAATCCAGTGGCACGTCGAGGTGTTCGGGGGTCAGCATGGGTGTCGAGGATCCGCCGGGCGTCCAGAACTTCAGCTGATGCCCGGCGCGTACCCCGCCGGCGTAGTCCAGCAGTTCACGCAGCGTGATGCCCAGCGGGGCCTCGTACTGGCCGGGCCGGGTGACGTGACCCGACAGCGAGTACAGCGTGAACCCGGGCGACTTGTCCGACCCCATCGACTTGAACCAGTCCACCCCGTTGCGCACGATGGGTGGCACGCTGGCAATGGATTCCACGTTGTTGACCACCGTCGGGCAGGCGTACAGGCCGGCCACCGCGGGGAACGGTGGGCGCAGCCGCGGCTGTCCGCGCCGGCCCTCCAGCGAGTCCAGCAGCGCGGTCTCCTCGCCGCAGATGTAGGCGCCGGCCCCGGCGTGCACCACCAGGTCCAGGTCGAATCCCGAGCCGAGGATGTCCCGGCCCAGATAGCCGGCCTCGTACGCCTCGGCGACGGCGGCCCGCAGCCGGCGCAGCACCGGCACCACCTCACCGCGCACGTAGATGAAGGCCTGCCTGGCCCGGATCGCGTACGAGGCGATGATGGCGCCCTCCACCAGCACGTGCGGGGTGGCCATCATCAGCGGAATGTCCTTACACGTACCGGGTTCGGACTCGTCGGCGTTGATCACCAGATAATGCGGCTTCGGATCCGACTGATTGATGAACGACCACTTCTGCCCGGTCGGGAAACCGGCGCCGCCGCGGCCGCGCAGCCCGGAGTCCTTCACCAGCGTGATGACGGCGTCGGGGTCCATGTCGAGGGCGGCGTCGAGCGCCTGGTATCCGTCATGGCGCAGGTAGGTGGCCAGCGTCCACGACTGCGGCTCGTCCCAGTAGCGGCTCAGTACCGGTGTCAGGGCGGTCATCGCGGCTCCTCGGCGACGCGCAGCCCGGCCAGGGTGGCCGCGCCGGGCGGTGAGGTGTCCGGCGTACCGGGATCCACCCCGGCCAGGATGCGTGCGGTCTGCCGGAAGGTGCACAGCGGGGCGCCGCGGCTCGGGGTCACGGGGGCGCCAGAGCGCAGTTGGTCGACGAGTTCCCGCACTGACGACGGGGTTTGGTTGTCGAAGAACTCCCAGTTCACCATGACCACGGGTGCGAAATCACACGCTGCGTTGCATTCGATGTGCTCCAGGGTGATCGCGCCGTCGGTGGTGGTCTCGCCGGCGTGCACACCGAGGTGTTCGGCCAGCACCTCCAGCAGCGCGTCACCGCCCATGATCGCGCACAACGTGTTGGTGCACACGCCGACCAGATAGTCCCCGGTCGGGGTGCGGCGGTACATGGAGTAGAACGTGGCGACGGCGGTCACCTCGGCGGGGCTCAGGGCCAGTTGCGCTGCGCAGAACTCGACGCCGGCCGGGGTCAGGAAACCGTCTTCGGCCTGCACGAGATGCAGCAACGGCAGCAGCGCCGAGCGTGCCTGCGGATAGCGGGCGATGATCTGTTCGGCCTCGCCGGCCAGCCGGGCGGTCACCTCGGCCGAATACGATTGCGGCCCGGCCGATATCGGCGGTCCCGGTTCGTCGGGCCGCTGGCCCAGCCGCAGGTCGATCGCCGTCACCTGTCCACGCCTCCCATCACCGGGTCGATCGACGCCACCGCCGAGATCGCGTCGGCCACCATGCCGCCCTCGCACATCGCCGCCACCGCTTGCAGATTGGTGAACGACGGGTCGCGGTAATGCACGCGGTAGGGCCGGGTGCCGCCGTCGCTGACCATGTGCACGCCCAGTTCCCCACGTGGGGATTCGACGGCTGCGTACACCTGCCCGGCCGGCACCCGGATCCCCTCGGTGACCAGCTTGAAATGGTGGATCAACGCCTCCATCGAGGACCCCATGATCTTGGCGATGTGCGCGGGCGAATTACCCAGGCCGTCGGGCCCCAGCTTCAGGTCCGCGGGCCAGGCCAGCTTCTTGTCGGTCAGCATCACCGGTCCGGGCTCCAGCCTCTCGACGCACTGTTCGACGATCCGCAGCGACTGTTTCATCTCCTCGACACGAATCAGGTAGCGGCCGTAGGCATCACACCCGTCGTCGGTGCAGACGTCGAACTCGTAGGTCTCGTATCCGCAGTACGGCTGTGCCTTGCGCAGATCGTGGGGCAGGCCGGTGGAGCGCAGCACCGGACCGGTCACCCCGAGCGCCATGCAGCCGGTGAGGTCGAGATACCCGATGCCCTTGGTGCGCGCCTTCCAGATGTAGTTGTCCCGCAGCAGGTTCTCCATGTCGCGGAGCCGACCGGGCAGGATCCTGATCAGTTCGCGTAACTGCGGCATGGCTTCGTCGGGCAGGTCGGCGGCCAGCCCGCCCGGCCGGATGTAGGCGTGGTTCATCCGCAGGCCGGTGATGGTCTCGAACATGGTGAGGATCAGTTCGCGTTCCCGGAACCCGAAGAACATCGCCGACATGGCACCGAGTTCCATGCCGCCGGTGGCCAGCGCGACCAGATGGCTGGAGATGCGGTTCAGTTCCATCAGCAGCACCCGGATGACGCTGGCGCGCTGCGGGATGTCGTCGGTGACACCGAGCAGTTTCTCGACGCCGAGGCAGTATGCGGTCTCGTTGAAGAACGGCGACAGGTAGTCCATCCGGGTCACGAACGTCACGCCCTGCGTCCAGGTCCGGTATTCGAGGTTCTTCTCGATCCCGGTGTGCAGGTAGCCGATACCGCAGCGGGCCTCGGTGATCGTCTCGCCCTCGATCTCCAGGATCAACCTCAGCACGCCGTGCGTGGACGGATGCTGCGGGCCCATGTTGACGACGATCCGCTCGCCGGCGTGTTCGGCGGCAGCGGCGACGACGGCGTCCCAGTCCTGGCCCCCGACCATGACGACGGGGGGTTGATGATCGATGGTCATCAGTTGTAGGACCTCCGCTGATCGGGCGGCGGGATCTGCGCACCGTGGTACTCCACCG is a genomic window containing:
- a CDS encoding NADH-quinone oxidoreductase subunit G, yielding MTLAEGARETSAVEMVPLTIDGHEISVPKGTLVIRAAELMGIQIPRFCDHPLLDPVGACRQCLVEVEGQRKPLASCTTTVTPDMVVRTQLTSPAADKAQRGVMELLLINHPLDCPVCDKGGECPLQNQAMSNGRSDSRFTDVKRTYPKPINLSSQVLLDRERCVLCARCTRFSNQIAGDPFIELLERGALQQVGIADGEPFDSYFSGNTVQICPVGALTGTAYRFRARPFDLVSTPSVCEHCASGCAQRTDHRRGKVLRRLAGDDPEVNEEWNCDKGRWAFAYATQGDRITTPLLRDADGGQRPASWSEAVAVALRGLTAGPAGVLTGGRLTVEDAYGYAKFARIMLGSNDIDFRARAGSAEEAQFLAHAVAGRSFAVTYADLETAPAVVLAGLEPEEESPIVFLRLRKAVRRAGLPVIAVAPFASRGLAKLNGRLIGAAPGAEAMALDRLGTELPTGSIILAGERLAAAPGAYSAVLRLAQATGARIGWVPRRAGERGALEVGAAPNLLPGGRPIADPAARAEVAAAWNVEELPEGPGRDTAGILAAAAAGDIKALLVGGVEIGDLPDPAAALAAVEAAGFVVSLEVRHSAITERADVVFPVAPVTEKSGAFVDWEGRPRPFDGALPPSATSDMRVLAALADEVGVDLGLTDAARVRADIARLGVWQGAPASAPDVGAVPAQPGPGEAVLASWRMLLDDGRLQDGEPYLAGTARPAVARLSAATAAETGCGDAVRVSTDRGAITLALEITDMPDRVVWLPLNSPGSHVHGTLGAGMGSIVRIEPA
- the nuoF gene encoding NADH-quinone oxidoreductase subunit NuoF; its protein translation is MTALTPVLSRYWDEPQSWTLATYLRHDGYQALDAALDMDPDAVITLVKDSGLRGRGGAGFPTGQKWSFINQSDPKPHYLVINADESEPGTCKDIPLMMATPHVLVEGAIIASYAIRARQAFIYVRGEVVPVLRRLRAAVAEAYEAGYLGRDILGSGFDLDLVVHAGAGAYICGEETALLDSLEGRRGQPRLRPPFPAVAGLYACPTVVNNVESIASVPPIVRNGVDWFKSMGSDKSPGFTLYSLSGHVTRPGQYEAPLGITLRELLDYAGGVRAGHQLKFWTPGGSSTPMLTPEHLDVPLDYEGVGGAGSMLGTKALQIFDETTCVVRAVRRWTQFYAHESCGKCTPCREGTYWLAQIFERLETGHATSGDIDTLLDISDAILGKSFCALGDGAASPIMSSLKYFRAEYEAHLGAGCPFDPHASAVFATEGVGA
- the nuoE gene encoding NADH-quinone oxidoreductase subunit NuoE: MTAIDLRLGQRPDEPGPPISAGPQSYSAEVTARLAGEAEQIIARYPQARSALLPLLHLVQAEDGFLTPAGVEFCAAQLALSPAEVTAVATFYSMYRRTPTGDYLVGVCTNTLCAIMGGDALLEVLAEHLGVHAGETTTDGAITLEHIECNAACDFAPVVMVNWEFFDNQTPSSVRELVDQLRSGAPVTPSRGAPLCTFRQTARILAGVDPGTPDTSPPGAATLAGLRVAEEPR
- the nuoD gene encoding NADH dehydrogenase (quinone) subunit D; this translates as MTIDHQPPVVMVGGQDWDAVVAAAAEHAGERIVVNMGPQHPSTHGVLRLILEIEGETITEARCGIGYLHTGIEKNLEYRTWTQGVTFVTRMDYLSPFFNETAYCLGVEKLLGVTDDIPQRASVIRVLLMELNRISSHLVALATGGMELGAMSAMFFGFRERELILTMFETITGLRMNHAYIRPGGLAADLPDEAMPQLRELIRILPGRLRDMENLLRDNYIWKARTKGIGYLDLTGCMALGVTGPVLRSTGLPHDLRKAQPYCGYETYEFDVCTDDGCDAYGRYLIRVEEMKQSLRIVEQCVERLEPGPVMLTDKKLAWPADLKLGPDGLGNSPAHIAKIMGSSMEALIHHFKLVTEGIRVPAGQVYAAVESPRGELGVHMVSDGGTRPYRVHYRDPSFTNLQAVAAMCEGGMVADAISAVASIDPVMGGVDR